A single window of Rhodococcus jostii RHA1 DNA harbors:
- a CDS encoding FAD/NAD(P)-binding protein, with the protein MTALPDDRMLPTGYRVVSRSVETRDSVTVTLAPAAPPAMPLAQFTPGQFMMLYAHGVGEVAISVSGDPSATDGTLVHTIRNVGAVSRALHDAPRGTIIGVRGPFGRGWTMPTGPDRDLVIVAGGVGLAPLRPVVLAALAARDKFRRLVLVVGARTPADILYRAELGTWQARTDLTVEVTIDQPIAGWTGGVGFVTESLHRVDLDPGRTTALLCGPEPMMRFCARALTDRRVRPDDIQVSVERNMQCGIGACGHCQLGELLLCRDGPVVDYATAEPLLRVPEL; encoded by the coding sequence GTGACTGCACTGCCGGACGACCGCATGCTTCCGACCGGATACCGGGTCGTGTCCCGTTCGGTGGAGACCCGCGACTCGGTCACCGTGACCCTCGCCCCGGCCGCCCCACCCGCGATGCCGCTCGCGCAGTTCACCCCCGGCCAATTCATGATGTTGTACGCCCACGGGGTCGGCGAGGTCGCGATCTCGGTCTCGGGCGACCCGTCCGCCACGGACGGAACCCTCGTCCACACGATCCGCAACGTCGGAGCGGTGAGCCGGGCACTCCACGACGCCCCGCGCGGCACGATCATCGGTGTGCGCGGCCCCTTCGGGCGGGGCTGGACCATGCCCACCGGCCCGGACCGAGACCTCGTGATCGTTGCCGGGGGAGTGGGATTGGCGCCGCTGCGGCCGGTGGTGCTCGCCGCGCTGGCCGCGCGGGACAAGTTCCGCCGGCTCGTTCTCGTCGTCGGCGCCCGCACCCCAGCGGACATCCTCTACCGTGCCGAACTCGGGACCTGGCAGGCCCGCACGGACCTCACCGTGGAAGTGACGATCGACCAGCCGATCGCGGGATGGACGGGAGGCGTCGGCTTCGTCACCGAATCCCTGCACCGGGTGGACCTCGACCCCGGACGCACCACCGCGCTGCTGTGCGGACCGGAGCCGATGATGCGGTTCTGCGCCCGGGCACTGACCGACCGCCGGGTGCGTCCGGACGACATTCAGGTGTCCGTGGAACGGAACATGCAATGCGGCATCGGGGCCTGCGGACACTGCCAGCTCGGCGAACTGCTGCTGTGCCGAGACGGTCCCGTCGTCGACTACGCCACCGCCGAACCACTTCTACGGGTACCGGAGCTGTGA
- a CDS encoding cyclic nucleotide-binding domain-containing protein — protein sequence MNADESTLPPVLGRLDHQHRLRLAELSTPVRFAAGEFVFRENEPATRCWLLGTGSVVLTTLVPGRGTVALETLHGGDVLGWSWLGARQVWQFDAQATTTTDAAEVDVAALEQMALSRPDFGYAVTRALSGVLIARLQSTRARLLDLYANRGDR from the coding sequence GTGAACGCCGACGAATCGACGCTGCCACCAGTCCTCGGCCGACTCGACCATCAACACCGGCTTCGGCTCGCGGAACTCAGCACCCCGGTTCGATTCGCCGCGGGGGAGTTCGTCTTCCGCGAGAACGAACCGGCGACCCGGTGCTGGCTGCTCGGTACCGGAAGTGTCGTCCTCACCACGCTGGTACCCGGCCGCGGCACCGTCGCACTCGAAACCCTGCACGGCGGTGACGTTCTCGGCTGGTCGTGGCTCGGCGCCCGGCAGGTGTGGCAGTTCGATGCCCAGGCCACGACGACCACCGATGCCGCGGAGGTGGACGTCGCCGCGCTCGAGCAGATGGCGCTCAGCCGCCCCGACTTCGGATATGCCGTCACCCGCGCGTTGTCCGGGGTGCTGATCGCCCGGCTGCAGTCCACCCGCGCGCGACTCCTCGATCTCTACGCGAATCGCGGCGACCGGTGA
- a CDS encoding 4Fe-4S dicluster domain-containing protein has product MEGQPTAHADASVLDRRGLDQLIEALRARGYRVVGPTVEDSAIVLAELDSGAQLPSGWGVTTGPGTYRLRRRDDAAVFGHSAGPQSWKRFLHPPRQQQWSVDRDGTFVAPAHDERPYAFVGIRGCDLAAISVLRRVLCPDPDSDSTTALRFRKLFIVAAHCTEPGGVCFCASMGTGPAAGPGYDLALTERIDEHGHRFVVEVGTESGADVLADVAHRAAATAEADDARQAVSTATGRMGRAMPDVDLRALLRDARGADVWEDVASRCLTCGNCTMVCPTCFCTTSEDVTDLTGEHAERWQHWSSCFEPDFSYVHGGNVRTSGESRYRQWMSHKLGTWFDQFGSSGCVGCGRCIDWCPVGIDITAEAARLVQVMPAYRPEDDREQR; this is encoded by the coding sequence ATGGAGGGGCAACCAACCGCGCACGCCGACGCGAGTGTCCTCGATCGCCGCGGCCTCGACCAACTGATCGAGGCGCTCCGCGCCCGCGGATATCGCGTCGTCGGTCCCACCGTCGAGGATTCGGCCATCGTTCTCGCCGAACTCGATTCCGGTGCGCAGCTGCCGTCCGGCTGGGGTGTGACGACCGGGCCCGGGACGTATCGGCTGCGTCGGCGAGACGACGCCGCAGTCTTCGGTCACTCGGCGGGCCCGCAGTCGTGGAAACGATTCCTCCATCCGCCCCGGCAGCAACAGTGGTCCGTCGACCGGGACGGTACCTTCGTCGCACCGGCCCACGACGAGCGCCCCTACGCCTTCGTGGGGATCCGCGGCTGCGATCTCGCGGCCATATCCGTCCTGCGCCGGGTACTGTGCCCGGACCCCGACTCCGACAGCACCACTGCCCTCAGGTTCCGGAAACTGTTCATCGTGGCCGCCCACTGCACCGAACCGGGAGGTGTCTGTTTCTGCGCCTCGATGGGCACCGGACCCGCGGCCGGACCAGGGTACGATCTGGCGCTGACCGAGCGCATCGACGAGCACGGCCACCGTTTCGTCGTCGAGGTCGGCACCGAATCCGGTGCCGACGTCCTCGCCGACGTCGCCCACCGTGCCGCCGCGACCGCGGAGGCCGACGACGCCCGGCAGGCCGTGAGCACCGCAACCGGCCGCATGGGACGGGCGATGCCCGACGTGGATCTTCGCGCACTGCTCCGCGACGCGCGCGGAGCCGACGTTTGGGAGGACGTTGCAAGCCGGTGTTTGACCTGCGGAAACTGCACAATGGTGTGCCCTACCTGTTTCTGCACCACCAGTGAGGACGTCACCGATCTGACGGGGGAGCACGCCGAGCGGTGGCAGCATTGGTCGTCGTGCTTCGAACCCGACTTCAGCTACGTGCACGGCGGGAACGTCCGGACGTCGGGGGAGAGCCGATACCGGCAGTGGATGTCGCACAAGCTCGGAACGTGGTTCGACCAGTTCGGCAGCTCCGGGTGCGTGGGATGCGGACGGTGCATCGACTGGTGCCCCGTCGGGATCGACATCACCGCAGAGGCCGCGCGGCTGGTGCAGGTCATGCCTGCCTACCGGCCGGAGGACGACCGGGAGCAACGGTGA
- a CDS encoding DUF1876 domain-containing protein — MNMNEKTWSVEIVIDEHDADEGGSRTRAQARLRTRDTHTLVGVGLARRNPADTEIPEIGDELATARALADLAHQLIELTAADVEAATHSRVHLTE, encoded by the coding sequence ATGAACATGAACGAGAAGACGTGGTCCGTGGAGATCGTCATCGACGAGCACGACGCCGACGAAGGCGGGTCCAGGACCCGGGCCCAAGCCCGGCTCCGAACCCGCGACACCCACACCCTGGTCGGGGTCGGGCTCGCCCGCCGGAATCCCGCGGACACCGAGATCCCCGAGATCGGCGACGAACTGGCCACGGCACGTGCGTTGGCCGACCTCGCCCACCAGTTGATCGAGCTCACCGCGGCCGACGTGGAAGCGGCCACGCACAGCCGGGTCCACCTCACCGAGTGA
- a CDS encoding wax ester/triacylglycerol synthase domain-containing protein, which produces MTDVITTNQRYMTQTDFMSWRMEEDPILRSTIVAVALLDRRPDQSRFVDMMRRAVDLVPLFRRTAIEDPLGLAPPRWADDRDFDLSWHLRRYTLAEPRTWDGVLDFARTAEMTAFDKRRPLWEFTILDGLNDGRSALVMKVHHSLTDGVSGMQIAREIVDFTREGTPRPGRTDRATAVPHGGSSRPPSRLSWYRDTAADVTHRAANILGRNSVRLVRAPRATWREATALAGSTLRLTRPVVSTLSPVMTKRSTRRHCAVIDVPVEALAQAAAAAAGSINDAFLAAVLLGMAKYHRLHGAEIRELRMTLPISLRTETDPLGGNRISLARFALPTDIDDPAELMRRVHATVDAWRREPAIPFSPMIAGAVNLLPASTLGNMLKHVDFVASNVAGSPVPLFIAGSEILHYYAFSPTLGSAFNVTLMSYTTQCCVGINADTDAVPDLATLTESLADGFRAVLGLCAKTTDTRVVVAS; this is translated from the coding sequence TTGACCGACGTGATCACCACGAATCAGCGATACATGACCCAGACGGACTTCATGTCGTGGCGGATGGAGGAGGATCCGATCCTCCGATCGACCATCGTGGCTGTCGCGCTGCTCGACCGCAGGCCGGATCAGAGCCGATTCGTAGACATGATGCGCAGAGCGGTCGACCTCGTTCCCCTCTTCCGGCGGACGGCGATCGAGGATCCGCTGGGCCTGGCGCCGCCGCGGTGGGCGGACGATCGAGACTTCGACCTCAGCTGGCACCTGCGCCGCTACACCCTCGCCGAACCACGAACATGGGACGGGGTTCTCGACTTCGCGCGGACCGCCGAGATGACGGCGTTCGACAAGCGCCGCCCGCTCTGGGAGTTCACGATTCTCGACGGACTGAACGACGGCAGATCCGCCCTCGTGATGAAAGTGCATCACTCTCTCACCGACGGTGTCAGTGGAATGCAGATAGCCCGGGAGATCGTGGATTTCACCCGCGAAGGCACACCACGACCCGGCCGGACCGACCGGGCGACGGCCGTGCCGCACGGTGGATCGTCTCGTCCGCCGAGCCGCCTCTCCTGGTACCGGGATACGGCCGCGGACGTGACCCATCGGGCGGCGAACATTCTGGGCCGCAACAGTGTTCGGCTGGTTCGTGCGCCGAGGGCCACCTGGCGCGAAGCAACCGCTCTCGCCGGCTCCACACTGCGCCTCACGCGTCCCGTGGTTTCCACGCTGTCCCCGGTGATGACGAAACGCAGCACGCGGCGTCACTGCGCGGTGATCGACGTGCCGGTGGAAGCGCTCGCTCAGGCAGCCGCGGCGGCCGCCGGTTCGATCAACGACGCGTTCCTGGCTGCTGTCCTGCTGGGAATGGCGAAGTATCACCGACTGCACGGAGCCGAGATCCGCGAACTGCGGATGACGCTGCCGATCAGCCTGCGCACCGAGACGGACCCGCTGGGCGGCAACCGCATCAGTCTGGCACGATTTGCGCTACCCACCGATATCGACGACCCCGCCGAGCTGATGCGCCGGGTACACGCCACCGTCGATGCGTGGCGCCGTGAGCCCGCGATTCCGTTTTCCCCGATGATCGCCGGCGCCGTGAACCTGCTTCCCGCCTCGACACTCGGAAACATGCTCAAACACGTCGACTTCGTCGCCTCGAACGTCGCCGGATCCCCGGTCCCTCTGTTCATTGCCGGCTCGGAGATCCTGCACTACTACGCGTTCAGCCCCACACTCGGATCGGCGTTCAACGTCACCCTGATGTCCTACACCACGCAATGCTGCGTCGGGATCAACGCCGACACCGATGCCGTGCCGGATCTGGCGACCTTGACGGAGTCTCTCGCCGACGGGTTTCGCGCCGTCCTCGGACTGTGCGCGAAGACAACCGACACGAGGGTGGTCGTGGCCTCATGA
- a CDS encoding SHOCT domain-containing protein, with translation MYDDDVGGWGYALMFTGMALIWGLLIVGIILLIRYVSHPFPAPPGEPPHRSAEAVLAERFARGEIDEQEYRNRLSILRAGTTP, from the coding sequence ATGTACGACGACGATGTCGGCGGTTGGGGGTATGCACTGATGTTCACCGGTATGGCGCTGATCTGGGGCCTGCTGATCGTGGGAATCATCCTGTTGATCCGCTACGTGAGTCACCCGTTCCCGGCACCGCCCGGCGAGCCACCGCATCGCAGTGCCGAAGCGGTCCTGGCCGAGCGATTCGCACGCGGAGAGATCGACGAGCAGGAATACCGCAATCGCCTGAGCATCCTGCGCGCCGGGACGACGCCCTGA
- a CDS encoding serine hydrolase domain-containing protein: MTNPRELAADNLPTRKRTVARPELPTPSMMLVDPRFGELAGQFFRLFGQPSDGGGALALYLHGEPVVDIWSGWAARDTRWQSDTVSVSFSTGKGVASTVLHRLVDRGLIDYDAPVATYWPEFASAGKELVTVRDLLTHRAGLHRVRGLVPGRAALFDHDSVVGALASAAPDRRRAVMPGYHAVTFGSLVAELTTRATGSSFTDLVRTEIAEPLGIREFWFQVPAEERHRIAKSFPRITPFGVPWETASFALSCLPVLRNIAHAGMPEGFDELVRNPAIHDYVMPGWNGVFSARALARMYAALANKGMVGGRRFLTEDTLAQIGEVQTTARDYVLGIRMNWRLGYHAAFVASRNQYPHAFGHYGLGGSGAFADPETGLSVAFVTNRMGGALTPLADLRLAKLGAQAESIARRL, encoded by the coding sequence ATGACGAATCCCCGCGAACTTGCCGCAGACAACCTGCCGACCCGCAAGCGTACGGTGGCGCGTCCGGAGCTTCCCACGCCCAGCATGATGCTCGTCGATCCTCGTTTCGGTGAGCTGGCCGGTCAGTTCTTCCGGTTGTTCGGGCAGCCTAGCGACGGGGGCGGCGCCCTCGCGCTCTACCTGCACGGTGAGCCCGTGGTCGACATCTGGTCGGGATGGGCCGCGCGCGACACGCGCTGGCAGTCCGACACCGTCTCGGTGTCCTTCTCCACCGGCAAGGGCGTTGCGAGCACGGTGCTACACCGGCTGGTGGACCGCGGACTGATCGACTACGACGCACCCGTTGCCACGTATTGGCCCGAGTTCGCGAGTGCCGGCAAGGAGTTGGTGACGGTGCGGGATTTGTTGACGCACCGGGCTGGTCTGCATCGTGTGCGCGGACTGGTACCGGGGCGGGCGGCGCTGTTCGATCACGACAGCGTCGTCGGCGCTCTCGCATCCGCGGCACCGGATCGTCGCCGCGCCGTCATGCCGGGTTATCACGCCGTCACGTTCGGATCGCTGGTCGCGGAACTCACCACTCGGGCGACCGGTTCGTCGTTCACCGACCTCGTCCGCACCGAGATCGCCGAACCCCTCGGAATCCGCGAATTCTGGTTCCAGGTTCCCGCGGAGGAACGTCACCGCATCGCCAAGTCCTTCCCCCGCATCACTCCGTTCGGGGTGCCGTGGGAGACCGCGTCCTTCGCCCTGTCGTGCCTGCCTGTGTTGCGGAACATCGCACACGCAGGCATGCCGGAGGGGTTCGACGAACTGGTCCGCAATCCGGCCATTCACGACTATGTGATGCCCGGCTGGAACGGTGTCTTCAGCGCCCGTGCCCTCGCCCGAATGTATGCGGCGCTCGCGAACAAGGGCATGGTGGGCGGAAGGAGGTTCCTGACGGAGGACACGCTCGCGCAGATCGGTGAGGTGCAGACGACGGCACGCGACTATGTGCTCGGTATCCGGATGAACTGGCGCCTGGGCTACCATGCGGCGTTCGTCGCCAGCCGCAATCAGTATCCACACGCATTCGGCCACTACGGACTCGGTGGTTCCGGCGCGTTCGCGGACCCGGAGACGGGGCTGTCGGTGGCGTTCGTGACGAACAGGATGGGTGGTGCACTGACCCCGCTCGCCGACCTGCGGCTGGCAAAACTGGGCGCGCAAGCGGAATCGATCGCCCGGCGACTGTGA
- a CDS encoding universal stress protein has product MKSAVPDVTVSCSTHPGPAGPALAGLSAHAEMVVVGSTGAGALQSILTGSTVLQVVNRAHCPVTVFRSEAPSPVPDHRPVVVGVDGSDLSSLAITTAVEFATFFEVPLLAVHGWGAGDLPERPAALPMVNWAVVEEEQSVLMAENLAGWREKCPDLQLTTVIEQAGPAELILEYARDAQLVVVGSHGHNRLAGAFLGSTSQNLLHHVACLITICRRAS; this is encoded by the coding sequence GTGAAGAGCGCCGTCCCCGACGTCACCGTGTCGTGCAGCACCCATCCCGGCCCCGCGGGACCGGCACTCGCAGGATTGAGCGCGCACGCCGAGATGGTGGTGGTGGGATCCACCGGTGCGGGTGCACTGCAATCGATCCTCACCGGCTCCACCGTCCTGCAGGTGGTCAACCGTGCGCACTGTCCGGTTACCGTGTTCCGATCGGAGGCACCGTCCCCGGTACCCGACCACCGTCCTGTCGTCGTCGGCGTCGACGGCAGTGACCTGAGCTCACTCGCCATCACCACGGCCGTCGAATTCGCCACGTTCTTCGAGGTACCGCTCCTCGCGGTGCACGGCTGGGGCGCCGGCGACCTCCCGGAGCGCCCTGCCGCCCTGCCGATGGTGAACTGGGCCGTCGTCGAAGAAGAACAATCCGTTCTGATGGCGGAGAATCTCGCCGGCTGGCGCGAGAAATGCCCGGATCTACAACTGACGACCGTCATCGAACAAGCTGGTCCGGCCGAGCTGATCCTCGAGTACGCTCGCGACGCACAACTCGTCGTCGTCGGCAGCCACGGCCACAACCGCCTGGCCGGAGCGTTTCTGGGATCGACCAGTCAGAATTTGCTCCATCACGTCGCCTGCCTGATCACGATCTGCCGCCGAGCGAGCTGA
- a CDS encoding flavodoxin family protein, giving the protein MRTLVVYESMFGNTRHVAEAIARGLESAGPVTAVPVTRAGDEDLSGYDLVMVGGPTHVHGMSRESTRRGAAVTAQKPDSTVTLEPDAESEGLREWLDGLPPTHGKAVAFDTRANGPALLTGRASKGICRKLRLHGFDLVADSESFLVDKESRLEDGEETRAEQWGRTLARQVTSSHA; this is encoded by the coding sequence ATGCGAACACTCGTGGTCTACGAATCGATGTTCGGAAACACCCGGCACGTGGCAGAGGCGATCGCCCGGGGCCTCGAGTCCGCGGGACCCGTCACAGCGGTCCCGGTCACCCGGGCCGGTGACGAAGACCTGTCCGGCTACGATCTCGTGATGGTCGGCGGTCCGACGCATGTCCACGGGATGAGCCGGGAGTCGACCCGTCGCGGAGCGGCCGTGACGGCCCAGAAACCGGACAGCACGGTGACACTGGAACCTGACGCGGAGAGCGAGGGCCTCCGTGAGTGGCTCGACGGGCTCCCCCCGACTCACGGGAAGGCGGTGGCGTTCGACACTCGTGCGAACGGCCCCGCCCTACTGACCGGCCGGGCATCGAAGGGCATCTGCCGAAAGCTGCGCCTGCACGGGTTCGATCTCGTCGCCGACTCAGAGAGTTTCCTCGTCGACAAGGAATCGCGGCTCGAGGATGGCGAGGAGACACGCGCCGAGCAGTGGGGCCGGACACTCGCTCGGCAGGTCACCTCCAGTCACGCCTGA
- the otsB gene encoding trehalose-phosphatase, whose protein sequence is MTESARTDTTRALVRQLQSLGVATAVFSADRDVRPVLDIARIADLFPVRVDGASPVDAADRLGAHPGGAVVVTASAEAAAAARRGGFALVIGVGHDRRADDLARCGADFVVADPSEIQFRASDLRLSEIPDALTSRHELTALLRIRRPAVFLDFDGTLANIVSDPSKAVLVDGVGDELVRLTHECPVAVISGRDLADVQTRVGLADIWYAGSHGFELAGPQGQYYQNPDALAAVPLLHHATRALTDRLRDVPGVLIEPKKYTVAVHYRNVAPDRIDEVVATVHDVATTGEVRLRVTGGRKVVELRPDVDWDKGRALNWVLEHIHDAKSLLPIYIGDDLTDEDAFDAVTTNGVGIVVRSTEVGDRRSAARFAVNDPAQVRELLQRLADLLGRDPETAATADAWMLFYDGYDPATEKLREAICTLGNGYFATRGCAPEATAGSVHYPGTYIAGLYNRLRDERAGTEIVNESMVNAPNWLTTTFRIEGGPWFDVDATDLLEYRQYLNLRRAVLTRRFRYRDGAGRTTSVIQRRFVAMHLPHVCALQTTIVAENWSGSFEVRSALDGAVRNTLVERYRDLAAEHLAPLQSGALSADTVLLAMQTTQSRIPVAMAARTTLSPRDRHRECTYRLHDDDGRIGHDLTVDLTEGESVTFEKMVTVFTGRDHALSEPADEAARWVPSIGGFEEVLDGHVLAWEHLWDRIGISLGHYQDGLRIARLHQMQLLQTVSPNTADLDVGVPARGLHGEAYRGHVFWDELFVFPVLNLRVPTLTRSLLRYRYRRLPEARRAARAAGHRGAMFPWQSGSDGREESQQVHLNPRSGRWLPDPSWRQHHIGIAIAYNVWNYYQVTGDLEFLSDFGAEMLVEIARFFAGLASYESARRRYTIRGVMGPDEFHSGYPDAPHEGVDNNAYTNVMAVWVILRAREALDMIPAPDRADLVDTLSLDAHEMARWADVSRRMFVPFHDRVISQFEGYEALAELDWAGYRQRYTDIQRLDRILEAEGDDVNRYRASKQADVLMLFYLLSADELRDLFGRLGYQLEPEAIPRTIDYYIARTSHGSTLSAVVHSWVLARANRDKAMEFFDRVLASDITDIQGGTTSEGIHLAAMAGSIDLLQRCFTGLETRGDRLVFSPEWPHTLGALEFPIVYRGHQLWLTISGRRVQVSAGAGNQRAIEISCRDQVVRLEPGCTVSLG, encoded by the coding sequence ATGACCGAGTCCGCGCGGACCGACACCACGAGAGCACTCGTCCGTCAGCTGCAGAGTCTCGGGGTGGCGACCGCGGTCTTCTCGGCCGATCGCGACGTTCGACCGGTGCTCGACATCGCAAGGATCGCCGACCTGTTTCCGGTTCGGGTCGACGGCGCGTCGCCGGTCGACGCCGCCGACCGACTGGGCGCACATCCGGGCGGTGCTGTGGTCGTCACGGCCTCCGCGGAGGCGGCAGCCGCGGCCAGGCGGGGCGGCTTCGCACTTGTCATCGGGGTCGGGCACGACCGCCGCGCCGACGACTTGGCACGGTGCGGAGCAGATTTCGTTGTCGCCGACCCCTCCGAGATCCAGTTCCGTGCGAGCGATCTCCGGCTGTCCGAGATTCCGGACGCTCTGACGTCGCGGCATGAACTGACCGCCCTCCTCCGGATCCGCAGGCCCGCAGTGTTTCTCGACTTCGACGGCACACTCGCGAACATCGTGTCCGACCCGTCGAAGGCCGTCCTGGTCGACGGTGTGGGCGACGAGCTGGTTCGGCTGACACACGAGTGCCCGGTGGCGGTGATCAGCGGACGCGACCTCGCGGACGTGCAGACACGGGTCGGTCTGGCGGACATCTGGTATGCGGGCAGCCACGGATTCGAACTGGCCGGACCGCAGGGGCAGTACTACCAGAATCCCGACGCTCTCGCCGCGGTACCGTTGCTGCATCACGCCACCCGCGCCCTCACCGACCGCCTCCGAGACGTGCCGGGCGTGTTGATCGAACCGAAGAAATACACCGTCGCCGTCCACTACCGCAACGTTGCCCCCGACCGGATCGACGAGGTCGTCGCCACGGTCCATGACGTCGCCACCACCGGGGAGGTCCGCCTGCGGGTCACCGGGGGTCGCAAGGTCGTCGAACTCCGTCCCGACGTCGACTGGGACAAGGGACGCGCATTGAACTGGGTCCTCGAGCACATCCACGACGCGAAGTCCCTACTTCCGATCTACATCGGCGATGACCTCACCGACGAGGACGCCTTCGACGCCGTGACGACGAACGGGGTGGGGATCGTCGTCCGCAGCACGGAGGTCGGGGATCGACGGTCGGCGGCACGATTCGCCGTGAACGACCCGGCCCAGGTCCGCGAACTGCTGCAGCGGCTCGCGGATCTCCTCGGTCGCGACCCCGAGACCGCAGCCACGGCCGATGCCTGGATGCTGTTCTACGACGGCTACGACCCCGCGACCGAGAAGTTACGGGAGGCCATCTGCACTCTGGGGAACGGCTACTTCGCGACTCGCGGATGCGCACCCGAGGCAACGGCCGGCTCCGTCCACTACCCGGGCACCTATATCGCGGGTCTGTACAACCGCTTACGCGACGAACGTGCCGGGACGGAGATCGTGAACGAAAGCATGGTGAATGCCCCGAACTGGCTGACGACGACCTTTCGCATCGAGGGCGGGCCGTGGTTCGACGTCGACGCCACCGACCTGCTCGAGTACCGCCAGTACCTCAATTTGCGTCGCGCCGTACTCACCCGCCGGTTCCGGTACCGCGACGGCGCCGGGCGAACGACGTCGGTCATCCAGCGGAGATTCGTCGCCATGCATCTCCCCCACGTGTGTGCACTGCAGACGACGATCGTCGCCGAGAACTGGTCCGGCTCGTTCGAGGTGCGTTCGGCTCTCGACGGTGCGGTCCGCAACACCCTCGTCGAGCGGTACCGGGATCTCGCCGCCGAGCATCTCGCGCCGCTCCAGTCCGGCGCGCTGTCGGCGGATACCGTCCTGCTGGCGATGCAGACCACCCAGTCGCGGATACCGGTGGCCATGGCGGCACGGACCACGCTGTCGCCCCGCGATCGACACCGCGAATGCACCTACCGTCTGCACGATGACGACGGGCGCATCGGCCACGACCTGACGGTCGATCTCACCGAGGGTGAGTCCGTCACGTTCGAGAAGATGGTGACCGTGTTCACCGGGCGCGATCACGCACTGTCCGAACCGGCCGACGAAGCGGCACGCTGGGTGCCGTCGATCGGTGGGTTCGAGGAAGTGCTGGACGGTCACGTCCTGGCCTGGGAGCACCTGTGGGACCGCATCGGAATCTCCCTCGGCCACTACCAGGACGGGCTGCGCATCGCCCGGCTCCACCAGATGCAACTCCTGCAGACGGTGTCGCCGAACACCGCGGACCTCGATGTCGGTGTGCCCGCCCGGGGACTGCACGGTGAGGCGTACCGCGGCCACGTCTTCTGGGACGAGTTGTTCGTCTTCCCGGTCCTGAACCTGCGGGTGCCTACCTTGACCCGGTCGTTGCTGCGCTACCGGTACCGTCGTCTGCCGGAGGCCCGCCGGGCCGCGCGGGCGGCCGGTCATCGCGGCGCCATGTTCCCGTGGCAGTCGGGCAGCGACGGCCGGGAGGAAAGCCAGCAAGTGCATCTCAACCCGCGGTCCGGTCGTTGGCTCCCGGACCCGAGTTGGCGCCAGCACCACATCGGCATCGCGATCGCCTACAACGTCTGGAACTACTACCAGGTCACCGGGGATCTCGAGTTTCTCAGTGATTTCGGCGCCGAGATGCTGGTGGAGATCGCCCGATTCTTCGCCGGCCTCGCCTCCTACGAGTCGGCGCGGCGTCGCTACACCATCCGCGGGGTGATGGGGCCGGACGAGTTTCATTCCGGCTACCCCGACGCACCGCACGAGGGAGTCGACAACAACGCGTACACCAACGTCATGGCCGTGTGGGTGATCCTCCGGGCGCGAGAGGCCCTCGATATGATTCCGGCCCCGGACCGGGCCGATCTGGTGGACACCCTGAGCCTGGATGCCCACGAGATGGCCCGGTGGGCAGACGTGAGCCGCCGCATGTTCGTTCCCTTCCACGATCGGGTCATCAGTCAGTTCGAGGGGTACGAGGCGCTGGCGGAACTGGACTGGGCTGGCTACCGGCAGCGGTACACCGACATTCAGCGGCTCGACCGAATCCTCGAGGCGGAGGGAGACGATGTCAACCGGTACCGGGCGTCGAAGCAGGCCGACGTGTTGATGCTGTTCTATCTGCTGTCCGCCGACGAACTGCGAGATCTGTTCGGGCGCCTCGGATATCAGCTCGAACCGGAGGCGATCCCGCGCACCATCGACTACTACATCGCGCGGACCTCACACGGTTCCACGCTCAGTGCGGTGGTGCATTCCTGGGTGCTGGCCCGCGCCAACCGTGACAAGGCCATGGAATTCTTTGACAGGGTTCTCGCGTCCGACATCACCGACATCCAGGGCGGCACGACCTCCGAGGGGATCCACCTGGCGGCGATGGCGGGAAGCATCGACCTGCTGCAGCGCTGCTTCACGGGACTGGAAACGCGCGGTGACCGCCTCGTGTTCAGCCCGGAATGGCCGCATACGCTCGGTGCGCTCGAATTTCCGATCGTCTATCGCGGGCACCAGCTGTGGCTGACGATCAGCGGTCGGCGCGTTCAGGTCAGTGCGGGCGCCGGAAATCAACGCGCGATCGAGATCTCGTGTCGCGATCAGGTCGTTCGTCTGGAACCGGGGTGCACGGTCAGTCTGGGTTAG